TAGGTGCATGCCACACTGACTTGCATGCAGCCACCGGCGACTGGCCCCTCAAAGCATCTCTACCTCTCATCGGTGGTCACGAAGGTGTTGGTGTCGTTGTCGCAATCGGCAAAGACACGGTCCGTAGCCCAGTCAAACTTGGCGACCGCGTTGGTATCAAGTGGCTTGCTGATTCGTGAGTATTTAGATTCTAATCTACTCCCTAACACCTTTTAACTCTGTTGGACATTTCCTAGTTGCTTGAATTGCGAGCATTGCCGTAAAGGCCGCGAACAGAATTGTCCTGAAGCCAAGCTGAGCGGTTTCACCGTCGACGGGACGTTCCAAGAATACGTCGTATCGTATGTGAACCACGTCACACCTATTCCTGATGGATTCCCAAGCGATGCAGCAGCATCGATCCTTTGCGCTGTGAGTTTACGCCTCGTTATGTGCCTGTTCAATGACTCATAGTCGGGTAGGGTGTCACTGTCTACCGAGCAATCAAGTACAGTGAGACTCAGATAGGAGATTGGATGGTCATACCAGGTGCTGGTGGAGGTCTTGGTCATCTTGGTGAGCCTTCTTGATCACCGAATTTATACTCCGGATGTTCTCAACGATCCCTTTCACAGCCGTCCAATATGCACGCGTTCGAGGCCTTCGTGTCATCGCTATTGATGCTGGAGAAGCTAAACGTGATCTCTGTCTTCAACTGGGTGCCGAGAAGTTTGTCGATTTCAAGGAATCCAAGGACATCGTCGGCGAGATCAAGAAAGCCACAGGTGGAGAAGGCGCTCACGCTGCCGTGGTCACTAGCGCTGCGGTTCGTCTCTCTGTCTTTATTTTGCTGTAGTATTGAAGACTGAATGCGTAACAGAGCGGCGGTTATACCCAAGCCATTGACTACCTCCGTCCGGGTGGAGTTCTCATGGCTGTCGGTCTTCCCGGAGAAGCAACGCTGAATGCGtccatcttcttcaccgTCTTTAAGAGCATTAAAATTCTCGGATCATATGTTGGTAATCGACAGGATTCAATGGAGGCTATTGACATCGCTGCTAGGGGTAATGTCACAGTTCATTTTGAGACGAAGCCTTTGTCGGCTTTGAAGGACGTTTACGATGGTATGGCGGCTGGAAATATTGCAGGAAGGATTGTACTTGATTATTCCAAGTAAACTCGTATTGGCAGTGTGGCTTCCAGACAAGATTGTACTACATTAGACCAGGCTTCACTAGATGAAATTaattggactttgaaattcCAGTGTTCTAGATGGGCTGGTATTTGTCTAATGCTCAAGAGAACTGTTGACAGCTGGTCTTCAAATTGTGTTATTGATATTTTGACACTCTCCCTCTCACCATCACTGCATCGCTGACCGTCCCGATCCACGACCCAGCCTTCGACTTCACTGCAACCATATCAAGCGCTGTTCGAGATACTGTCGTGACTGGTTGACGATTAACATTTTGGAGGAGGACAATGTCATTGAGAACATTCAGAGTATTTATGCTACGCTGCAGTGAATTTGGGATCATTGGGAGGAACGACAAAGATGGTACATCCCAGACGTAATACCCTGCCTTCAGAGCTCTATGAGTACTTGTGAACTTGACGTACTTCGGAAGGAACGCGCCACATCCCTAGTCGTCCTCTGACTCAAGCCGCCACCAGGTGGCGAACTTCATCGTCAAACCGCAAAGTTCAACCACCTTCTCAACTATTTCAAGAGGAGGGGGTTGATTATAAGGTGGAGGCAGACCTGTATCTGCAAGTGGGAAGATGGGGAGGGCATATTTGTGCTTCAAACGGCAGAGCCGTGCACACCTGTGCGTTGGTTGAATTTCAGGGTAAAGATACGATACCCATCCGGGAAAATTCATCGCGAAGCCGATTCTCTGGATCGGTAAGGACTCTTTGCTGGGGTATTCGACCTCGGCTGGCATGAGTTCGTGCCATCTCTTGTCGAGAACATTGTTTGGGATTTAAAATATAGCGGCGATCGGGGCCATGGGGTGGAGGAACAGGGTTGTAAGGAAGGCTGAGTGATTTTTCAGTAGTTGAGTCTGTGGTGGTACAAGGAGACTCCGTGCTAAGGTGCGAATCAGCCTGGTCGGTCGTTGACATGATGGCAGAGGGCAATGTTACAAAAGCAATAGGGGTCAGGGTCACGTTACGGTCATTGGCCTGAGATAGGTAGCACAAGAAGTTTATTTGAGCCATTTGCTATTAACGGGTTCATTTCCACAGCTATTCTGCCGTTTTTCTCGGCAAACTCGTTGAAGCAGTTTGCCATCGACATAAACCGGTACACTATCATGGGCAGTCAATAAATCGTCTGAAGTTCAAGTTTCGAGTTCCCAGCCTCACCATGGTCGAGGTCAAGAACGCAAGCTTCCAAGGAAGCGAATTGAATGTCTCAGCGGCTCCATTTGGCAATCCCTGGTACAAGTACTGTTGAGGACCACAATCCGGAAGCGTCATCGTACGGCCGCTCCGTGACTGATATCAGCAAGTCTAAGCGTTTCCGTTGAACTGAACGCCGTCCTTCCCAGCAAATGAATCACATTCAGAAGCGCGTGAAGCGCCGTCCAAGAGCCTGCGATACTGTTTGAACTTGTCCAAGAACGGAAGTATCGCAAGCCAGTGCTACCAATATACTCGACGATCAGGAGATACTGGCTTCCGACTTTGTATTTGTACGCCTCGAACAGATCGTTCTTAGCAGCCGACAGAGCATTAACGAGCTGGCCGAAACCATTAGGGAAGTTGGCGACGGAGCTTTGAGCATGGTAGAGGTGACCGAAGTTGTCGTCTGAGGAGAAGTGGTAGCAGTTGGAGGAGTCGCAGATGGCCCACATGTCGACCCAAAGATATTCTGGCTGGTTGGCTGAACGAGAAATGTTTCGGAGATGACCACCCGGAATTGGTTGAGTAGGTAGCGTTGTTGTCCCTGGTAGATCAGGTACCATAGCTTCCGGGTGCTCATGTACAGTAGAGGAAGGGTACAACGTGAGTAGATCCTCATTATGCGTTCTTCTAGCGTCTATTGACATTCCCTCATCTAGATGATGTACCTCTCTTTCACAGGCTTCATCCAAGCAGAGAACTCCAACTTCTACTACCTTGACCAGACTTCCCTCCGGCTCTGGCTACCGAGCAGCGCCACATACTCGCAAATACGGGTAGATGACTTGATGTCCACTTGAAGCTCAGAGTGTTGGCTGCTCGAGAATCGAGAGTCGCGTTCGTAGCCAGCACTGGGGAGCTTGGCAGCTGGGGTGACTGCTGCAGGGAGCAGGAACGCCAAAGAGCGAAGTATGTTAACTCGAGTAGTCTCGGTGGCTTGGGAAGCATAGCGCTAGGTTTGTCTTGTCGATATATCGTCAGTAGAGCTCGTGAGATCCGATGACTGCGGTAGAAGACCCGAACTTGAGGCAAATGTCCTGGCAACGCGATTCAACATACGATCTTGTGCCTCTTCCCATGAAGAAAGACGCACCGTTTCTCGCACGGGAAGGCGAGCAGATAGTGGCCGGATAACAGTGGTTCCAAGCCCATGCGTTAAGTGTCGGGAGGGAGCACATTTCTTGTACCATTTCGCTCGTCGCCTATCGCTTGGAAATTATGGAACCAATAAAGTTCGCAACTTCGTAGGGCATCCTGGCGTCGTGAATGCCAAAAACGTACGGCGGCTGGCTGACAAGGATAACAAGACACTCTCGCGCCTTCCTAATTCATCTCTGAATCACCTTGTCCACATGATTTATCGTTCACGGAGGTGTCAATGCCACGAACGCAGAGGGGGGACGTAGTTATCCCTGTTGAGAAACTCTGCCAGCTGGTCTTTCACATAGCGGAAACTGACAGAACAAGTCGAGCCTTGTGGGCCCGTGACGAAAACAGGGTACAGTGTTGATGAGCGAGCTGCGTAATAACGTACACCGTGGTTTGTCCTCGAATGTCGTGCCTTGCATGGATGTCGATTCAAAACCTTTTTCTTAAAGGCGTCGTCTGAGTATAAGTCGAAACCGCATACCTGAGTAATTATTCATGAAACGTGGTCAGCACTTGGGTTGGGTAGTAGGACGCGGGAACGCACAAAGGTTGTTTCATCGCCGTCTCGAACTACTGCTGGTTACAAGATTTGGAAAGAGATGGTTTGGGTGGAAACATGCCGCCACTCAAACAAACTGTTCAGTATTTTCGACTCGAGCAGTAATGAAAGGAGTATAGTTCATAGGCAGATGCGCTCTCAGGAGTTTTATCTCCGAGCTCGGAGCCACTGTGATGGCGATGAAAAGAAGGAAGTGCACTGTTGCGCTTTGCCGTCATTTCAGTCGCCGCTCAATCTTGAAATTATACGAGCATGtcctgaagcttgaagcttgaaggtaCAAGTCAACTTCTGGCTTTTCACTCGTAGGAATACCAGAGGGTATATATGAATCTATTCAGGCGCGTTTTCGATTTATTTGAATTTGCCCCACCCCCCTGCCCCCACCTTGATTGGACTGGTTTTCGGAAATTACATGTCACTCCTCTTACTCACCCATCATTAAAGTTTTAGGCACAATTCACAACGTTCCAACGTTCAACCCTTGATAATATCCAGGAAATCTAATCAAGCTCCGCTTCGACATATGAGGTTAGAACTCGGAAAATCGTACCAGAAAATGTGAAGTTTGAACGATCCTCACTGAGCATCCCTGTAGTTGTCTGTTCATCTACTACGCTTCACTCAACGTGTTGTTCAACAAATTGGTTGCTCTCTCCGCTCTTACTATCCTAGTCTTGTTAACCTCCCTATAATAATACTTTACTGTGCTCTTCTAGATACAACTCCGCGGAGTCTCCAAAAAAGAGGTTAATCCTACATTTACCATTCCATGCCTCACATTTAGACTGTACACGCCACATCTGACAATACATTCGTTTAGCAACCCATTTGAACACCACCGTACGGGCCTagagaaagaaacagaaggGTGAGTGACGTTCATCGATACTACTTAGTCGATACAGGCTTACCGGAGTGATCACTAGGGGTACCTTCGAGTACATTCGGGACGTCTCCTACGATGCATTGTGTGTCGGTATTGTCATGTCCGGGGCACGAAGCCCAGGTATTGTCTTCCTTGATGTGTAACTCTCCGTTAGGGTGAGCGTAGCCTAAGAATCGACCTGGGAGAATTGGTACGATATCCTTTCTGTATAGGACCGTGAATATGAATGAAACGCGGTAGCAAGGAGTATTAAGTGCTTACTTGTTGGTGATATGAGTGATTGGCACATGAGAATCGACATAGTTCGCAAAGTCTGGGTTTCCGACCTATCGTTGTGTTTAATGAGCGAACGAGCTGAAAACCACGGACTCGGAGGAAAAAACGACCAACCCGAGGTGAAGCGTAATTGATCATCTTAACGCCAGTGGTGGTCGGAAGATGAAGCCGTAGGTATACGGCATCCAGAAGAGCTAGTGCAGCACCGAGCGAGTGCCCTACGACCGTTACTTGACTAGCCGAGTTTGCAGACAAAGCCTTCTGAACGGCTGCAAGAACTTGAGTTGCGGTCTTTGCCTGTTCGTCTCGGAATCCGTTGTGAACTTTGACTGCGGATGGTACGCCAGGGAAGAGAGTGGAATCGAGATTGCTAAGGACGAAACTGGCATCGGTTAATACCGCATCACTGCAAAGGATAACCCGGTTTGTCAGTACAAATCAAGTAGTCGGGACTCGGGACGAAGCGCCTTACATCTGAGAGAAGTCAGTCCCCTGGTGGCCCACAATGACAGTCTTGAGTGTCGGGTCGTACCCGACGTACCAAAACTGGACAGAGTTGCCATCTCCTCCGGATGCAACAGGCTTGAATGTAGGATTAGCCTGGCAATTTGCTGCAAAGTGATGACAAGTTAAGTAGCGGTAATATGGATTGACAGTAAACCCGCCGGATAGCCAAACCTACCTCCGCAGTTCCAAGCCAATGTGTTCGCCGGTTGACAGTAAGCTGCGGACGCGTAAAACGAGTAAGGTTTGAAGCTGGCAACTTGGGAGCTTGAAAGGATAGTGATAGACTGCCGCTTCTCTGGTGTAGGTGAGGCCACTACGATAGCTGCGAGGGCTATGAGGAGGATAGCGAACGAACGAAACATTTTCCGAAGTTGTTACGCAGCTCGTAGTGGGCCTCGACTTGAAGAGGGAGAAAAGAACGAGTTCTGATCTTGGAATCAACGTTATTGGAACACGACGCTTATAAGCCAAATCATTCAGCCCATCATGAGAAGCGAGATCGCGTGGTAGCGACCCCACGAGTTCGACAGTCTGACGCGAAAAGGTATTGATGTCAACGTTGAAACATATGCATTTTCGCGTCCGAGAGAAAAGCATGCATGGAATGAACCATGAAAATACATGGTAAAAGACGATAAAGGGGGTCGAGTAGAGTTCAGCGTTCACGCGTTCACGAGCCATGTGGTTTCAAAGTCACAAGTATCGATTTGCAAGTCGACCTTCTCTCCTGCGATTGCACGGATTATTGAACAGCATTCAGATGCCATGGTTCGTTGCCTCGTAACGGCACCAAAAATAGACCGTCTTGCTGTTAAACGGCAAGCGTTCGCGTGGAAACCGAAGGGAGTTGGTGGTTTCTTCCAGTAGCCGTGGATTCTTGATATGCAGTATCAAATTTGACAGCAGCACAGGTAGGCCAGGACTCGGGAGCTAAACAGCGATCACAGCGGTGTCGAGTAGCCTAGTATTAGATGGTTGAAACGATTGAAAAGTGAGTTCGGCGTACCCTCATTCAGGAATGATGCATGAATCATGATTGCCACATAGTAGTGCATTATGGATGTCGAACAGAACTACTGGTCCGGGATGAGAGTGGAGATTGCGGACTCTTCAAACTTGAAGATCAAACGATCTGTATCAGGGAAGTATCAATGATCTGAAGTACGGCCTTCGTGATCGATCTAGCAACAAGCACATAAGTAGTAAATCTGGAGCTGGTGTATATCAGCAAGTCCTTACGTTGGTCTCTTCCAGTTCCAGTATGAGTGAGGATAAATTGACGAGATACGCCTTTTCAAGGCTAAGGGTTGTACGACGTTTTCAAAGTCATAGGTAATCTAGCACTCGATGTGGGACTTGAAATGTGTTTGACATTAATTCCGATGAAGAGTATGAGGAGGCGCAAAGCTGTGGCGGTTGAACTGAGGTAGTGGAGCAATGAGAGTGGTTAACTAAATTAGGTCGGATTGCCGTCGCCTCGCGCCTTTTTTCCATCCAGAAATGGAATTAAGGAATAGATTGAAAAAGCACAAAAAACGGCCGATTGATGCCGGATATACTGCTGCACAAGGCCTTCGGAAACTGAACAGCATTTCCGCATCCCAATACATGCTTCAGAGTTATGGATTTGGACTATTACAGGCCATATCTAAGATTTCATTCAACAGCCCATATCAACACCATCGTACGGCCCTGTGGAAGGAAAGCAAGTTGCGTAAGGAATGGAGCCGTCAGCGGTCCATTTAAAGAGCTTACCAGAGTGGTCACCGGGGTCGCCTACGAATATATTCGGAACGTCTCCCACTATGCATTGTTTATCGGTATTGTCGTGACCGGGACACGAAGCCCAAGTGTTGTCTTCCTTTATATGTACCTCCCCGTTAGGGTGAGCGAAACCCAAGAATCGACCTGGGAGAATCGGTACGATGTCCTTTCTAAACACAAAGCGGATATGAATGAAAGGCGAACCCGTCGGTCGTATGGAAGCAGGCTTACTTATTGGTGATATGGGTTATCGGCACATGAGAGTCAACGTAGTTAGCAAAGTCTGGGTTTCCGACCTGTCGTTCTGTGTCGGGAATAATGCTCGAGGAACACGTAGGAAGAAAGCTCACCCGAGGAGAGGCATAGTTAATCATCTTGACGTTCGTACTGGACGGTAGTTGGAGTCGTAGATACACCGCGTCAAGAAGAGCTAGTGCAGCGCCAAGTGAGTGTCCCACAACCGTCACTTGATTGGCAGAGTTCGCTGACAATGCCTGCTGTACGGCTGTAAGAACCTGAGTTGCCGTTTTTGCGTGCTCGTCCGCGAATCCATTATGGACTTGGACTGAAGATGGAACGCCGGGGAACAGTGATGGATTGAGATTTTCGAGGAAAAAATTGGCATCGGTTAATATAGCATCGCTATAACCAACAGTTAAAAGCGGTCACGACCAAGTTTATAGGATATGCTTACAGCTTGGAGAAGTCAGTTCCCTGGTGGCCGACAATGACGGTCGCGAGGGTCGGATCGTAGCCCACGTACCAAAATTGTACGGAATCCCCGTCTCCTCCAGACGCAACAGGCTTGAATGTGGGATTAGCTTGACAGTTTGCTATTAATATGTAGGGTGATATATTTGGTTGATCGTTGATGCTCAGATACGAAATAAAACCCACCTCCGCAGTTCCAAGCCAGTGTATTCGCCGGGTTGCAGTAAGCTGCGGACGCGTAAAACGTGTACGGTTTGAAGCTGGCAACTTGGGAGCTTGAAAGGATAGTGATAGACTGCCGCTTCTCTGGCGTAGGTGAGGCCACTACAGCAGCTATGAGGGCGACGAGGATAACGAACGAACGAAGCATCTCCGAGGTTCTTTACGCAGCTCGCAGCGTGCCtcaagaaggagagaagaacAATGTTCTAATCTTGAAGAAACCCTTGTAAAACACGACGGTTTATAAATCTTTCCCCCCTCATATTATTAACTCATCATGAGAACCGAGATCGCATCTTGACGGTCCTTGAACAGCCCAAGGAGTTTGATAGTTTGATTTTCAATCGAGAGAAGATTGATCTTGACCGTTGACGCCGAAAGTTGTGAACGTGCGGACCCTGGTTCACGCAAATTTGGGATCAGATCACCTGCCCACACAAAACGACAAAGATTTCAAACCTTTGGTACGAAGGCGCACCGGGTATTTCCTTGCCATGCGTATACGCATCCTAGTTCCGTGAGCAGAGTTCAGCGGCCATATGGCTAGAGGTCACAGGTGTAGGAACACCTTCTGCCTGAAATTGAATGAATTATCGAACCAAACTCAGATGACAACTATCACGGTTACCGCGGGCTATGGTGGCCATGGATAGTATTGGTACCTAACAGACAATCTCACCGCAGTCTTGGAAAACATCTGAACAATCCTGATTTCAAACTTGGGGAGGCTTGGCATGGTGTGTTACTGCGCTGTCAACGTCGTTGTCGATGGACCTATCAGATTCGCGGAAACGCGTTGCACAGGAAGGTTGGGAGATACAGGAACGCCCTGTAACAATCTTTGGAAGGCTAAAAAAGACAGTATCATGATTGAAAACTTGAGGGAATTGAAAGGCAAGTTAGACGTACTTGTCAACCCATCTCAACTTTTCATAACTCAACTACTCGCATGCAGTGCATTGAGGCatagttcaaacgttcactgCGCGTCACAACCTCAACATTGACAGCACATGTCCGTCCGGTTGAGAGAAAAAACCATCTGTATCAGGACAGAATGTTCATCATATTCCTAGAAGTACACAGGTTAGCAAAGATCTATTAGAGTTGTTGTATATCAGGAAGCACTTCTCCGCGAACTGCCCTCCAACCTGTAAGTTAAGTAATGCAGcattgagaaagaaggactGCGGTTGGGCTGCGGACCACCGTTATAACCGTTGTCATGAGGGCTGTGTGACAAGTCCAGGGCTATGTGACTGCGATCTATTGGGTTCGGTCACAGAAAACGAAACTCAGGGATGATGACGATCGAATACTTTTGAGGTCGACACCGACAACGACGACTAAGAGCAATACCTAACCTGTACCGCGTACGTCGACAACCAGAATTCCAAAAGAATAAGgggaagtcgaagaagatctCCTTCAACGATGTCCAGATACCCGGAGGTGCGTTCGTCTTCGGTGTCCACGATGTCGACCTCACACTTTCGTCCCTCAGGATCCGGAGTCCCAGCGCAACCATTATAATGACGCTTATTTACCCAATCAAGCTCACAGTAGTTACTTTTCAGGTGGATTTCAACATGGTCCTggctcaccaccaccaccaccaccacaacCACCGCTTCACCAATTCAACGCAGCATATCCACCGCCAGGGCAGCCCATAGGTTCACCGCCTCCAGGCGGTCATAGTCCTTATGACCACTACGAGCCGTATTCTAccgtaccaccaccaccaccacctcttgCGGTGGATGCAAGGGATTCGTATCTGCCACAAGACCCCTTTGCAACACCCTATCAACATTCAGCCCAACCCCCGCTCTCTACGCACCAGACGTACGAGTTGCACGATGATGGACCTGCCCCAGTCGGCCACGCAGATTCTGGTGATCTTGATATGCCGTTGTTGCAAAGAAATACCAGTGGTACCAATCGCCTGAATCTGCCAGCTCCTGGCGCGGCCAATACGGACAGTTGGTACGATGTGGGACAGGAGAATTTGAGTATGCCAATGCCAGGCGATTATGGGGGTGATGAGTCGAAATATATTCGGTGTGTTGGTTCATCTTACTTCATACGTGCATCCCACTTGACTTTCCGCACAAGGTACGGGCGTATACCTCAACGTGTCCCCAGAAGATACAAGACCGTCAAGAAAGTCGAGTTGTTCCATGGAAACTTCGTGTTGGGTCGGTACATGGCCTCGTTTCACTCGCACGCCGTTTAGTTGACTCCGAGATAGACAATCCTGTTCCCACAAAGCTGCTCGATCTCTTCCCGCCATCAGTGCATAGTGATAGGGAATTTACGCATATGAGGCACGTCAaattcatcttctttcttttccgCTCGCTCATCGAATTGTGCAGATACTCTGCAGCGACATGCGACCCCAATGATTTTAAAGATTCCGGGTTCACTCTACGACAGGTCCATTATGACCCACCGAGGCGAACTGAACTATTTATCGTGATGACCATGTATAATGAAGACGAGGAGTTATTTTGTCGGTACGTTTACTGTGCTTTTTGACATATAAATGCCTGTCTCACGAAGGTTCTAGGACGATGCACGGTGTCATGAAAAACATTGCTCATCTTTGTAAACGTGATCGCTCCAAGACATGGGGAAAAGAGGGTTGGAAGAAAGTCGTGGTCTGCATAGTCTCGGACGGAAGGTCCAAGATCAATTCTAGAACACTTTCCGTCATAGCTGCGATGGGTGCTTATCAGGACGGAGTTGCTAAGAACGTCGTGAATGGAAAGCCGGTGACTGCACATATCTATGAGTATACAACGCA
Above is a genomic segment from Marasmius oreades isolate 03SP1 chromosome 4, whole genome shotgun sequence containing:
- a CDS encoding uncharacterized protein (CAZy:GH62), whose amino-acid sequence is MVPDLPGTTTLPTQPIPGGHLRNISRSANQPEYLWVDMWAICDSSNCYHFSSDDNFGHLYHAQSSVANFPNGFGQLVNALSAAKNDLFEAYKYKVGSQYLLIVEYIGSTGLRYFRSWTSSNSIAGSWTALHALLNVIHLLGRTAFSSTETLRLADISHGAAVR